From the bacterium genome, the window GTGCTGGAGAAGGGACGCGACCCCGACGACGTCACGCCGCGCGACGGGGCGGCGCAGCAGGTGACCGCCTCGAGCAGCGTGGGCGAGCGGACGTTCCTCGCGCTGACCTCGCGGCTCCTCGGGGTCTCGGAGCGGCGGCTCTTCCGGGCCGTGATCGGGGTCAAGCGCGCGCGGCAGGCGCACGTGCACATGGGCGCCTCGCGCGAGTTCAGCCTCACCGGGCTGTCGTTCACGGCGCCGGCGGAGCTCGCGGTCGGCGAGCGGATCGTGGTCTCGTTCTACGTCCCGGGCGCCGGCCAGCGCGTCGCCCTCGAGGCCGAGGTGGCGCGCGCCTTCCCGGACCCGGAGGACGGCTCGACCTGCTACGGCGCGCGCTTCGCCGGGCTCTCGCCGGCCGAGGAGGACGTGCTCCGGCGCTTCGTCTGGGCCGAGCGCTAGGGCGGCCGCCGGCTTTGACTCCCGTCGCCCGCCGCGTCTAGAATCCGGGGACACCGGCGCGTAGGTGGCGCGCAAGGAGCGGAGGCGACGATGGTCAAGAAGCACGCGCAGAAGTCGTACGACAAACTCCCGAAGGACACCCCCGCCTTCTTCTGCGCCAACTGCGGCGCGGTCTCGCTCGACCCGGAGCGGATCTGCAAGGTGCAGGGGCGGGGAACAAAGCGCGACTGGTGCGGCATCCCGGACCACAACCCGCCGCGCCACTGCCAGAACCGGGTGAACAACCTGCGGTGGGTCTGCGGCAAGTGCAACAAGGTGTCGGTGAACCCGGAGCTGCTCTGCGAGCCGCGGGAGATGCCGAAGCCCTGAAGGGGCGGAGGTGCGGGCGCGATGACCGAGAAGTGGGGCCGGCGCAAGGGCGACCGCTTCCTGCCGCCGCCGGCCGGGAGCGGCGGCCCCTTCCTGCAGGACGACTTCACCCACGGCGACACCTGGCGGCTCTTTCGCATCATGGCGGAGTTCGTCGAGGGTTTCGAGGCGCTCGCCGAGTGCAACCCGGCGGTGTCGATCTTCGGCTCCGCGCGCGTCACGCCCGAGGACGAGGACTACCGCAAGGCGGAGGCCATCGCGCGGCAGCTCGCCCGCGAGGGGTTCGCGGTGATCACCGGCGGCGGGCCGGGCGTGATGGAGGCGGCGAACAAGGGCGCGGCCGAGGCCGGCGGGCGCTCGGTGGGCCTGAACATCGAGCTGCCGATGGAGCAGTCGCCGAACACCTTCTCGAACGTCCGGGTGAGCTTCCGCTACTTCTTCGTGCGCAAGATGATGTTCGTGAAGTACGCCTCCGGCTTCGTGATCCTCCCCGGGGGGTTCGGCACGCTGGACGAGCTCTTCGAGGCGATCACGCTCATCCAGACCGAGAAGATCCGTCCGTTCCCCGTCGTGCTCGTCGGGCGCGATTACTGGAGCGGGCTCATGGCCTGGATCAGCGGCGTGATGATGCAGGACCAGAAGATCTCCGAGAAGGACCTGGCCATCCTCAAGGTGGTCGACACCGCGGACGAGGCGGTCACGGTCATCAACGAGTTCTACTCGGAGGGTGTCCCGCGCTAGACGCACATCCGCGCGTGCGCGCGGATCAGACGAGCAGACGTGTCATCGCGCCTTTCTTCGCGTGGTCGGATCGTGGACCGCGGTGGGGTTGCGTCGGCCCCGCGATTTCGTATACTTTGCCCCCGAGAGCTATGCATCTGCTTTCAGTATCGTCCGGTGCCGATGCGCCGGCGCGGCGGAGGACGCTGCGTCCGGCGGCGTTGGCGTCACTGGTCGCCGCGGGCCTCGCGCTCGCCGGCTTGGCGTTCCCGGCGTCGACCAGCACCGCCGGCAAGCCGCTGACGGTCGCCGCGCTTCCCCCCGCCCCGCCCCGTTGGGACGAGCTCGAGGGGTTCCTCGCCGGAGTGCGGGGGGGCTTCCGGGGTGCGATCTCCTACTACGTCGAGGACCTGCAGACCGGCCGTGCGATCGCCTGGAACGAGCACCAGCCCCTGCCCGCGGGGAGCATCATCAAGCTGCCGATCGCCGTCACGGTGTTCGAGCAGGGCCTTGCCGGAAAGGTCCGTCTCGATGACGAGGTGGTGCTCAAGGCGACGGACAAGGCCGCGGGCAGCGGGGTGCTCAAGCGCGCCCGCGCCGGCACGCGGCTGACCGTCGGCGGCCTGGTCGAGCTGATGATCCAGCGCAGCGACAACACCGCGACCAACATGCTCACCGACCTGCTCGGGCTCGACGAGATCAACGCCTCCTGCCGCCGGCAGGGCCTGTCGTCGACCTGCATGCCGCGCTACATCATGGACCTCGAGGCGCGCGACAACCGGATCGAGAACCTCACGACCGCGGCCGACATGGCGCGGCTGCTCAAGGGGCTCTACGGCGGCCGGGTGCTCGACGAGGTCTCCAGCGCGCGGCTCATCGAGATCCTCAAGGGGCAGCAGGTGCGCGACCGGCTGCCGCGCTACCTGCCCAAGGGCGTGGTCATCGCCCACAAGACGGGGCTGATGAAGGACGCCTGCCACGACGTCGGCATCATCTACGGGCGCAACCACGCCTACGTGGTCGCGGTGCTCACCTCGGAGTTCTCCTCCTTCGGGCAGGCCAAGCAGGCCATCGGCCAGATCGGCCGCGCCGTGTACCAGTACGACGGCGGCGAGAAGCTGACGAAGCCGCCGGCGCCGCGCGGCCGCAGGAAGCCGCCGGTGAAGGCGCGCTTCGGCCGCTCCCAGCACGGCGGCTGAGGGCGCCCCGCCGCGCCCCGCGCGCCGCCGCGCGGGGCCCCGCTGCTAGCAGAGCCTGGCGAGCGCGGCCCCGACCCGCTCGATCCCCGCGGCGATCCGCTCGCGCGAGAGCGCGAACGAGAAGCGCAGGTGCGCGTCCGAGCCGAACGCGGCGCCCGGGACGATGGCGACCTTCGCCTCCGAGAGCAGGTAGTCCGAAAGGGCCACGGAGCCGTCGATCGCCCGCCCGTCCGCGCGCCGGCCGAAGTACCCCGAGAAGTTGGCGAAGGCGTAGAAGGCGCCCTGCGGCTCGGGGAGCGTGACGCCGGGGATGGCGCGCAGCAGCCGCGCGATGAGCTCCTTGCGCGCGGAGAACTCGGCCACCCACTCGCGGAGCGTCTCCTTCGGGCCGCGCAGCGCCGCGACCGCACCCTTCTGCGCAAACGACGTCGCGTTGCTCGTGCTGTGGTCCTGCACGGTCGTCATCGCCGCGATCACGTCCTTCTCGCCGGCCGCGTACCCGAGGCGCCAGCCCGTCATCGAGTAGGACTTGGAGAAGCCGTTGACCACGAGGGTGCGCTTCTTGATCTCCGGCCCGAGCGCGGCGATCGAGACGTGGCGGAAGCCGTCGT encodes:
- a CDS encoding PilZ domain-containing protein is translated as MKRILLIEDGRPFWPRIRDLLRKVNAVVEELGPGETFAERGGTAPDLLIVGDAGRAAGRTGRWRGPLLVLEKGRDPDDVTPRDGAAQQVTASSSVGERTFLALTSRLLGVSERRLFRAVIGVKRARQAHVHMGASREFSLTGLSFTAPAELAVGERIVVSFYVPGAGQRVALEAEVARAFPDPEDGSTCYGARFAGLSPAEEDVLRRFVWAER
- a CDS encoding TIGR00730 family Rossman fold protein; translated protein: MTEKWGRRKGDRFLPPPAGSGGPFLQDDFTHGDTWRLFRIMAEFVEGFEALAECNPAVSIFGSARVTPEDEDYRKAEAIARQLAREGFAVITGGGPGVMEAANKGAAEAGGRSVGLNIELPMEQSPNTFSNVRVSFRYFFVRKMMFVKYASGFVILPGGFGTLDELFEAITLIQTEKIRPFPVVLVGRDYWSGLMAWISGVMMQDQKISEKDLAILKVVDTADEAVTVINEFYSEGVPR
- a CDS encoding serine hydrolase, whose translation is MASLVAAGLALAGLAFPASTSTAGKPLTVAALPPAPPRWDELEGFLAGVRGGFRGAISYYVEDLQTGRAIAWNEHQPLPAGSIIKLPIAVTVFEQGLAGKVRLDDEVVLKATDKAAGSGVLKRARAGTRLTVGGLVELMIQRSDNTATNMLTDLLGLDEINASCRRQGLSSTCMPRYIMDLEARDNRIENLTTAADMARLLKGLYGGRVLDEVSSARLIEILKGQQVRDRLPRYLPKGVVIAHKTGLMKDACHDVGIIYGRNHAYVVAVLTSEFSSFGQAKQAIGQIGRAVYQYDGGEKLTKPPAPRGRRKPPVKARFGRSQHGG